The genomic window CGTCCACAGCACctgggagggccagagggaggagtCACCGCGCAGTCTCTGCCTGAGGTCCCACCCAGgtctgcctcacccctgcccacttCCCCCCCACAACCTCCCAGCCTGGGGTTGCTGACCTATTTCTCCTTCCTGTTCACCCACCGACCCAAACTGGGGGGCCCACCTCCCACAGCCGAAGGACGTCCGGGAAGGGGAATTCTCTCTTGAACCAGATGAGCAGCCACCggaagcagaagcagagagagccagagtccTGGGAGTCTGGAGGAAgacagtggtggggaggggaggtgctgAGCAAAGAGCAAGCCCCAAAGCCGTTCCAACCCCATTCTCATTTACAGTGTGCACGGTGGTCAGACTGCGACTCTAAGAAGTTATCTCGGTCGTAAGAATCTCCACCAGTCTAGGCAAGGAGCTTATGCCCAGCATGGGGAGGCTTCAGCAGCGAGCCAGGAATGCTCTGTGTCCGCAGGAACCTTCCAGACTCCAGATGAGGTGAGCCAGTCCCGTTTCCCACCTTCACATAAAAGGGGTGCAGTGTGCACtcgaggaaaaaaataaaaggtaccaATACCCAATGCTGGTGGAGGCGTGAGGAAACGGGACGCTCGTGTGACACTCGTGTGACACATGTGTACTCGGCTagcaaaaaaaaagttggtaaaaACTTCCAGGAAAGCAGTGACGGGAACAAACATTTCAAAAGCCGTGAAACTATCTCCTGCCCTGAATACAATTTCACTTCTTGGGATTTAACCTAAAATAATCATCCCGACTATGGTCATTATGATGAGAAACTGCCAATAACTGACTCGTCCGGCAGGTCAGGGGAGATCTAGTCTTGTAGGCACTTAAGGCAGACACAACACCTGGTCCGGCAGCTAGTGTCCAGGCGCCCCCGGAAGTGGCCTGTGCTTTCCTGGATTGCCTCCTCTTTGGTGAGGCGATCTTGGCAATAgctccctcccccagggccaCCCTAACGTCAGTGAGGAAACGCCCCTAAAGAACTTAACTCATCGTCACCTGCGTCACCGGCGTTCAGAAAGAACCATATTATCGACAGCAGCTTTGACTTTCCTTATCGGGATTCCCTGCATTTTTTACATCCAACAAGCAACGAAGAATAATTTTGAGGCCGGAATGCAGCGGGCCCAGCCCCGGGAGCCCCGACAACCAGTTTGCAATCCTGGTTcaaggtgggtggagggacgAAGTGCTAGCAGCCgcgcccagcccccaccccttccatcTGCGAAGTAAGGGGCttggggagcggggggggggggggggggggggggggggggggggggggggggcacacggGAGCGTGGATGCGTCTGCGCCTGTGGGGAGGTTTGCTCCCAAGGGCAATCCTGCGTAAATTTTGGGTTCTGGGTTATGCGGGGAGACATTTCTCTCGTTTGGATCAGGACCAAATGTCCCGGACACCGTCTGTGGCCCCGCCACCCACTGACCGCCCGCTGGGACGCCTACCCAGGAAATCGCAGAGCGACGGGTCCAGCACCCTCAGGAGCAGCAGGAGCTGCCCGAGCTGCCGCTTCATCGTCTCCTGACTCTCCTCGAAGTTCCCGTGCTGCAGGAGGGACGGCGAGATGAGGAGCCAGACCCCGGTCCTGGAGGGGCCTGTCTCCCATGCCCGCGTGGGGCCTCACCACGAGCTCCATGAAGCCACAGAAACACCAGAAGGCATCCACCTCATTCTGAATGACGTAGAGGATCGGGGAGAGGAGGTCACTCATGCCCTGGACGTAGCCTGGGGGAACACGAGGTCAGGGCCCGGCCTAGGCCCTcagcaccccgcccccctccccaagggAAGGCCGGACCCCCAACCCCTCCCCGGGCCGGCGTCGCACCGAGGTCGAAGTGGTACATGCAGTAGGTGAGGAGGATGTCGTTCAGCAGGCCCAGCCCTGGGTTCTCAGGACCCTCGTAGAACTTGTTGGTCCTGTCGGTACGGCTCACGTCTCTCTCTGCGGAGACAGGGCGCGGGATGCCAAAGTGACGAGGCTGTGGGGGCCCATCCCTGCTGGCTGTGGGCACCAGCCCCCGCTCCTCCCTTCCACAGACCCCGGGCAGGTGTGAGTCGGTCCAGAAACCGTCTCGGGCGCTCTCACGTGAGGCGCCCTGCTTCATGCTTGGCCAGGTCGCTGCATCCTCCCAGCCACCAACAGTCACTGAGCCATCCAcaggtgggaaactgaggcccaaggaggcAAAACCACTCGCCAAGGCCTGACGGTACGCAGACGGCAGGCTGAGCCCAAGGAGTCTGGCTCCCTTCCCCTACTCCCCATCTCCTCACTGCAGATAACCTCATCCCTTTTCTTGGGAAGGTAGGGGGCTcccctgtcctctccctgccGTTTCCCAtctccccgccccagccccggccccgcgACCCACCGATGAGGCTGCGGTAACCGTGCAGCAGTGAGTTCCTCCGCTCCTGCTCGGGGCTCACAGATTTCCACTGCAGCTTCATTCGGAAATACTCATCCCTGAGGGGCCCGGAGAGGGGTCACACAAGGCCACGACGcaagccacccagtcgccctcGCCCCTGTCCCCGTGCTTCCCCTTTCTGACATGTCTCACAACACACAACAGCCTTGTGAACTctacacccgacgtggggctcaaactcacgacctcaagatcgagagtcgcacgctctacagTCTggaccaaccaggcaccccccccGGCCCTGTTGCAGGCTTTTGTTCCAAGTCTGTCATCCCCACTGGACAGAGAGCACTGGGGCAGGGACCAGGACATACACAGTGGGGTCACAGTATGTACCAGGAAGGAGGAGAACTGGGCCCATGGGGTTAGGAGGACCGCCACAGAGTGCTGATGGCGGCAACGTTATGGTCTTGGAATGGAACAGCGATGGACATGGGAGATGGACCGGCCTGCCCACCACCGTCTCCCTGTGCCAGGGCCGGTGCCCGCACGTGCCAGGCTCTTGACTGACCTTTCGGGAGCCAGCCTACCTGTGCATCTGTGATGTATCAGGTGCCGTGCCGTGATAGGGGGATATGTTCAACTtggggggtgggagctggggagggcggggggcggcAGGCCCATAGTTTCTCGCtcgtgttttctttctttttttttttttaagtttatttattttgagattgtgagcgagggagaagcagagaaaggaggtgagagagaatcataggcaggctccgtgctgccggcacagagcctgatgtggggctcgaacccgcgaaccgtgagatcatgacccgagccaaaaccaagagtcagatacctaactgacggagccccccaggcgcccctcactcacGTTTTCTTGCGCACGTGGGCCTTGTGCTCCTCGGCTGAGCCCTCCCAGCTGAGGTACCCCAGGAGGAACTTCCAAGCTTCGCGTCTCAGGCCGGGGCTCAGACCCTGGGGGAGAGAGCGGGGCCCGCCGCTCAGAGGAGCCTCCCCCTGGCCGCCGGCTGGCCCTCCCCGGTCCTCTGCCCACCCACCCGGCGCCTTACCCCCGAGAAGATCCGGGCCTTCAGCATGGGGACTTGCTGAAGGCGGCCCTCGGGGCCCACATGGTGGGCCCACTCCTCCTCTGTGACCGGAGGTGCCCGCTCCACAGCTGGCCGCGGGCCCAGCTCCACCTGCGAGACACAAGGCAAGTGAGCTCAGGGCCTCACCCATCCTCCGCAGGCCACCTGCAcggcagctcagagccctccTTAGCTCCACGGACAGTTAACATTCAGGGTGGGGAGCATCTCCTTCCCCGGGCCAGCGCCAAAGTCACCCTCCGTGTCAGGAAGGTCCTCCCCGAGCGTCACAGGCTATAAGCGTTTTCCTCGAGGTCACTCACACGATCTGGTGAGAGTGGTGCTCTGTCGTCCCCGTTATTGTGGAAAAGGGGACCCAAGGAAATGTGGTCGCCCGCCAAGGTGACGGCCAAAACACAGCAGGGTCCACCTGATACTCACACAGGAGATGACCTCGAACCCAGGCTCGGGCTCGTCATCGGGCGGTGGAGGAAGGTCGGGGGAGGCCCCCTCTGGGTGTGGCTGCAGGGCTCCCCGGAAGAAGTTGGTCACACGGGAGAAGCCGCCGAAGGTGGTGGAGTAGGGGTCCTGGAGGAAGCGCTGTGGACAGGGCCAGAGGGCGGTCACGgctccaccccaccctgccccgcccACCAAGGcgtccacccctccctgcccacagcGGCCCAGCCCGGCACCGCGACACTCACGGACACCACGTTGGAGCTGTCCTGGTCAAAGAGCTGGAGGTGGTGGAAGGAGCTGGAGAGGGCCGAGGAGTCGTGGGGGAAGACAAGGTAGAGGCGGGAGTCCTgcggggagctggggaggggcaggtgcgGTGACACACTGGGTGGGTTCCCTCCCGCTTCCAGCTACAGCGGCCCAGCTGCCCTTGGGGAGGCCCTCGCCTCAGCTGGACCCCGGGGGTGGGCACACGACCCAGGGCTGGCCGGTGAGAGGCGGCTCCAGGATGCCGCTGGAGAAGGAACCGCTTCTGTCACCGGGGCCGCTAGGCCAGGCCTGCAGGGGCCCCCAGAGAGTGATACCAGCTCTGACGCAAAGAGAGCAATTCTTCCTAATGTTCCAGGGCCCGGGTCCTGCCTGAAACCAAACTACCCTTTGGCTTTGCGGTTACACGCACCAGTGGATTCCCCCTTTCCTGCCTTTAAAGCAGTCTGTTTCTTTCACAGCCCCGAGGGGCCGGGCCCCGGGCACAAAGGCCGGTGCTGGAGGAAGGCTCACCTGGCCAACAGCAGGTAGCGGCTGAGGACACGGAGGAGGGCGCGTGTACCCCCGCGGTGAAAGTGTAGTGCGGGCAGGGAGCCTCCGGCCTGGGTCACCAGGACCAGGTAGGCCCAGCTGAGACCTGGCTTAGACCGGCGGATGGACTTGAGCTCCCCCAGACTCACCGAGAAGGCCCAGGAGCCCCGGGGAGAGCTGGGCTCTGCACCTGGAGAAGAGAGACGTGTTGGGAACGGGCGCAGGGAGCCCGAGGCAGCACACACATCTCCCAGGAGCCCTCTGGGAGCCCTGGGTCACCTCCTGTCTCCTCGGAAACGCCCACCGCGGGCTTGCTCCGGAACCTCCCTCGGCTCTCAGGGTGACGGCTGTGTTCCTCGAGCTGGTGGCAGGCCCCTCGGGTCTACCCCCTGCCCGTCTTGTCTCCAGTTCGTTCTCCAGACCCCACACTCAGGCCACAGCTCGAGTTTCCTAAATACACCCGATGCCCTGTGCCTCTGGCCTTGCACGGCTGCTCTCTCTGCTGGGGAGAAAACTCCCAGGTgtcgcccccccgccccgcccccagagcCAGAGGCTGGCATCACCTCTTCCCAGAAGGCTTTTCTACTCCCCAGAGGGGCCAGATGCCTCCTCTGGGGCCCCCAGCACCCTGTTGAACTCCAGGATAGCCCAAATCACCCTGTGACTCTACAGCTGTCCACCCCCACAGCCGATGAGGGAGGGAGCCCAGTGAGATGAGCAAGGTGGGAAGCCCCGGGGACCCTGCCAGGCTGGACCTGGACCGGGGACAGTCCTGCACCCGATCCATTCTCCTGAGACTGGAAGGCCATCTTGACTGTGACCAGCAAAGCCTATGGAGCCATGACCGCGGAGGGTAAGCTGTGTCTCCACCTGCCCCTCAGGGGCACCGGCTCAGCCTACCTCTAGTGGGCTCTGAGTGGCGGGGCTGTGGCCGCACAGTGCTGATGACAGCCCAGTCGGGTTCGTAGCCGGGGTCAAAGGTCGGTTCCTCCTCAGAGGTGCAGGCGTCACCCCCACTCACATCCTTGGGGTAGGAAGATAAAGAGAGCGAGGGGCTGTAGATTCAGGACTTCCAGATCCGAGCTGTGAGGCTGCCCTGGAAGGCGGCCCCGTTGAACAAATAGGgcaactgaggcagagagggggcacAATACTTGCCCAGAGTCACCCGGTGCTGCCAGGG from Panthera tigris isolate Pti1 chromosome E2, P.tigris_Pti1_mat1.1, whole genome shotgun sequence includes these protein-coding regions:
- the TBC1D17 gene encoding TBC1 domain family member 17 — protein: MEGAGYKVVFEKGGVYLHTSAKKHQDPDSLIAGVIRVVEKDSDVLLQWVPVEEAGDSTQILFAKKDVSGGDACTSEEEPTFDPGYEPDWAVISTVRPQPRHSEPTRGAEPSSPRGSWAFSVSLGELKSIRRSKPGLSWAYLVLVTQAGGSLPALHFHRGGTRALLRVLSRYLLLASSPQDSRLYLVFPHDSSALSSSFHHLQLFDQDSSNVVSRFLQDPYSTTFGGFSRVTNFFRGALQPHPEGASPDLPPPPDDEPEPGFEVISCVELGPRPAVERAPPVTEEEWAHHVGPEGRLQQVPMLKARIFSGGLSPGLRREAWKFLLGYLSWEGSAEEHKAHVRKKTDEYFRMKLQWKSVSPEQERRNSLLHGYRSLIERDVSRTDRTNKFYEGPENPGLGLLNDILLTYCMYHFDLGYVQGMSDLLSPILYVIQNEVDAFWCFCGFMELVHGNFEESQETMKRQLGQLLLLLRVLDPSLCDFLDSQDSGSLCFCFRWLLIWFKREFPFPDVLRLWEVLWTGLPGPNLHLLVACAILDMERDTLMLSGFGSNEILKHINELTMKLSVEDVLTRAEALYRQLTACPELPHNVQEVLGLVPPTEPHSPSPPASPLPLSPTRAPPAPPPPEDTAPQPDSSLEILPEEEEEEGEEEESVKS